A section of the Mycobacterium sp. 3519A genome encodes:
- a CDS encoding SDR family oxidoreductase, giving the protein MPNRTVFITGAAAGIGRATALTFAKKGYTVGGYDIDEVGLKALADEIEGLGGTAVVGHLDVTDPAEMAQRVDEFVDAAGGRLDVMINNAGILLAGRFEEIDVSRHLKEIDINTKGVVNGLHAAFPYLRDTADSVVVNLASASAIYGQAELANYSATKFFVRGITEALDLEWQRHGIRVISMWPLYVQTAMTDHIRTGTTESLGIRLTAQDVADAIAKAVTPSRLRRAIHQVHFPVGSQTKMMAAASRFSPAWVIRLANKRLAHS; this is encoded by the coding sequence ATGCCGAATAGAACCGTATTCATCACCGGAGCCGCCGCAGGCATCGGCCGCGCGACCGCGCTGACCTTCGCCAAGAAGGGCTACACCGTCGGTGGCTACGACATCGACGAGGTCGGTCTGAAAGCCTTGGCCGACGAGATCGAGGGCCTGGGCGGTACCGCCGTCGTCGGCCACCTCGACGTCACCGACCCGGCCGAAATGGCGCAGCGGGTGGACGAATTCGTCGACGCCGCAGGCGGTCGACTCGACGTGATGATCAACAACGCTGGCATCCTGCTGGCAGGACGGTTCGAGGAGATCGACGTCAGCAGACATCTCAAAGAGATCGACATCAACACCAAAGGTGTCGTGAACGGGCTACATGCCGCGTTTCCGTACCTGCGTGACACCGCCGACTCGGTCGTCGTCAACCTCGCGTCCGCGTCAGCGATCTACGGTCAGGCCGAGTTGGCCAACTACAGCGCCACCAAGTTCTTCGTCCGTGGCATCACCGAGGCCCTCGACCTCGAATGGCAGCGCCACGGCATCCGGGTGATCTCGATGTGGCCGCTGTACGTGCAGACCGCGATGACGGACCACATCCGAACCGGCACAACGGAATCGCTCGGCATCCGGCTCACCGCGCAGGACGTCGCCGACGCGATCGCCAAGGCCGTTACGCCGTCCCGGCTGCGCCGAGCCATCCACCAGGTCCATTTTCCGGTCGGCTCGCAGACCAAGATGATGGCCGCGGCTTCCCGATTCTCCCCGGCGTGGGTGATCCGGCTGGCCAACAAGCGACTGGCACACTCCTGA
- a CDS encoding EF-Tu/IF-2/RF-3 family GTPase, giving the protein MFRMTVEDVFVIRNRGTVATGRVESGVLRVGDTVRIDGKLDARVDSIGVLFRDVDKALLDRGSVLTGSGESPFIV; this is encoded by the coding sequence ATGTTCCGAATGACAGTCGAGGACGTGTTCGTCATCCGCAACCGCGGCACTGTCGCGACGGGCCGGGTGGAAAGCGGTGTCCTGCGTGTCGGCGACACCGTGCGGATCGACGGCAAACTCGACGCGCGCGTCGACAGCATCGGCGTGCTCTTCCGAGATGTCGACAAGGCACTACTCGACCGCGGTTCGGTGCTCACTGGGTCCGGCGAGTCGCCGTTCATCGTCTGA
- a CDS encoding STAS domain-containing protein: MATPMTVSTSRGPDGQIVVTATGELDMSNLDRFNDALTGALAQADGQPVSLDLQGIEYLDSGAINALFACGDRVRVVVNPILMPVLKISGIADVMSVEVGG, from the coding sequence ATGGCCACGCCAATGACGGTGTCCACCAGCCGCGGCCCGGACGGCCAGATCGTCGTCACCGCAACGGGTGAGTTGGACATGAGCAACCTGGACCGGTTCAACGACGCGCTCACCGGCGCGCTGGCGCAAGCGGACGGCCAGCCGGTGAGCCTGGATCTGCAAGGCATCGAATATCTGGACAGTGGCGCGATCAACGCGCTGTTCGCGTGCGGCGATCGCGTTCGCGTGGTGGTCAATCCGATCCTGATGCCGGTGCTCAAGATCAGTGGAATCGCCGACGTGATGAGCGTCGAGGTGGGTGGCTGA